In Curtobacterium sp. TC1, the following proteins share a genomic window:
- a CDS encoding DUF2382 domain-containing protein — protein MIDNDTVNAIFDTKVVDESGNKVGTVKQVYLENATGQPLFASVSTGLFGTSESFVPLQDATFTGDELRVGYDKDKIKDAPRVEADGELSEQEQDRIFDYYGLGTRGTDRTDTGHGTTGAVDGRYGTDATDTAADYTGTETTEAAGQDTSGPNTDDAMTRSEERLNVGTQNVQTGRARLRKHIVTEQQNVTVPVQHEELRVESEPITDSNVGDTLDGPALSEEEHEVTLSAERVVVDKETVPVERVRVGKETVTEQQQVSEDVAHEEIDLDEDGTDRARS, from the coding sequence ATGATCGACAACGACACCGTCAACGCCATCTTCGACACCAAGGTCGTCGACGAGTCCGGAAACAAGGTCGGCACCGTCAAGCAGGTGTACCTCGAGAACGCCACCGGCCAGCCCCTGTTCGCCTCCGTCTCGACGGGTCTGTTCGGAACGTCGGAGTCATTCGTGCCGCTGCAGGACGCAACGTTCACCGGCGACGAGCTCCGCGTCGGCTACGACAAGGACAAGATCAAGGACGCACCCCGCGTCGAAGCGGACGGCGAACTGTCTGAGCAGGAACAAGACCGCATCTTCGACTACTACGGCCTCGGCACCCGCGGCACGGACAGGACAGACACTGGTCACGGGACCACCGGAGCCGTCGACGGTCGCTACGGCACCGACGCCACGGACACCGCGGCCGACTACACCGGCACCGAGACCACGGAAGCTGCCGGGCAGGACACGTCGGGCCCGAACACCGACGACGCGATGACCCGGTCCGAGGAGCGCCTCAACGTCGGCACGCAGAACGTGCAGACCGGACGTGCGCGCCTTCGGAAGCACATCGTCACCGAGCAGCAGAACGTCACGGTTCCAGTGCAGCACGAGGAGCTTCGCGTCGAGTCGGAGCCGATCACAGACTCCAACGTCGGCGACACGCTCGACGGCCCGGCCCTGTCCGAGGAAGAGCACGAAGTAACCCTCAGCGCGGAGCGTGTCGTGGTCGACAAGGAGACCGTCCCGGTCGAGCGCGTCCGTGTCGGGAAGGAGACCGTCACCGAACAACAGCAGGTGTCCGAGGACGTCGCGCACGAGGAGATCGACCTCGACGAGGACGGCACCGACCGCGCACGAAGCTGA
- a CDS encoding CsbD family protein, whose protein sequence is MGLDDKIKNAGQDLAGKAKETVGEHKGDDSLQADGQKDQASASAKKAGEDVKDAFK, encoded by the coding sequence ATGGGACTCGACGACAAGATCAAGAACGCCGGGCAGGACCTCGCCGGAAAGGCGAAGGAGACCGTCGGTGAGCACAAGGGTGACGACAGCCTCCAGGCCGACGGCCAGAAGGACCAGGCCTCAGCGTCGGCGAAGAAGGCTGGCGAAGACGTCAAGGACGCCTTCAAGTAA
- a CDS encoding recombinase family protein translates to MAPADCIGYVRVASTDRLARSLGGLRDIVADFTAKGASVEFGKEQQTYSRDTDDAIGRLMLNLLGAFAEFERTLICDSSAPASRSPQSLEDLVSTEPPCTGCWPRPSPLPLRTQPSATSPACSVQRPGLTHTAITTRRIAGGMEFLTVRGLHRSAATTIGAAVVGRWWRRDSPFPISASAAAATRARR, encoded by the coding sequence TTGGCCCCGGCCGACTGCATCGGATACGTCCGGGTCGCATCGACGGACAGGCTCGCCCGTTCCCTCGGCGGCCTTCGGGACATCGTCGCCGACTTCACCGCGAAGGGCGCATCGGTTGAGTTCGGGAAGGAGCAGCAGACCTACAGCCGCGACACTGACGACGCGATCGGCCGGCTCATGCTCAACCTCCTCGGCGCGTTCGCCGAATTCGAACGCACCCTCATCTGTGATTCATCAGCACCGGCGTCCCGAAGCCCACAGTCGCTCGAGGACTTGGTGTCGACAGAACCACCCTGTACCGGATGCTGGCCACGCCCCTCTCCCCTACCGCTCCGAACGCAGCCGTCGGCGACGTCGCCGGCGTGTAGCGTTCAACGCCCCGGACTCACGCACACCGCGATCACAACACGACGCATCGCCGGCGGCATGGAGTTCCTCACGGTCCGCGGGCTGCACCGTAGTGCTGCTACAACGATCGGTGCTGCCGTGGTCGGCCGGTGGTGGCGGCGCGACTCGCCGTTCCCGATCAGTGCCTCAGCGGCAGCGGCGACGAGGGCAAGGCGGTGA
- a CDS encoding helix-turn-helix domain-containing protein — protein sequence MSGNRPPTVASQLPQPLVAGTPPHSDDDREDIVTSQRCSLDVPVSGTPSHRSGADPNEYPTGLTTPINTPMPARLAVAVAFIETHAAETLSAGTIASAADLSIRDSQLQFLAHFGVAPMQYVRQLRLEGVRAELSAVPARNDVGAIARRWGFAHLGRFTDTYIHHFGEAPDSLELNR from the coding sequence GTGAGCGGGAACCGACCACCTACGGTTGCGTCTCAGCTGCCCCAGCCCTTGGTCGCCGGAACACCACCCCATTCCGATGACGACCGAGAGGACATCGTGACATCGCAGCGTTGTTCCCTCGACGTTCCGGTATCGGGTACCCCGAGCCACCGGTCGGGTGCCGACCCGAACGAGTACCCGACCGGTCTCACCACCCCGATCAACACGCCAATGCCGGCGCGCCTGGCGGTCGCCGTCGCGTTCATCGAAACCCACGCTGCCGAAACCCTGTCCGCTGGGACGATCGCCTCCGCCGCCGACCTGAGCATCCGGGACTCGCAACTGCAGTTCCTCGCCCACTTCGGCGTCGCACCGATGCAGTACGTCCGGCAGCTCCGACTCGAAGGGGTCCGCGCTGAACTCAGTGCCGTCCCCGCGAGGAACGATGTGGGGGCCATCGCCCGGAGGTGGGGGTTCGCGCATCTCGGCCGGTTCACCGACACGTACATCCATCACTTCGGGGAAGCCCCGGATTCGCTCGAACTGAACCGATGA